Sequence from the bacterium BMS3Abin02 genome:
AACGGCCGGCTCGAGCCGTACTGCTGGACCTCAACCTTCCCGGAATCGACGGTGTCGAGGTGTGCCGCCGCATCCGTGCCATCTCGGACATCCCGGTGATCATGCTCACTGCCCGGGACTCGGAGATCGACAAGGTCGTCGGCCTCGAGATCGGGGCTGACGACTACGTGACCAAGCCGTTCTCGCCACGCGAGCTCCTGGCACGAGTCAAGGCGGTCCTTCGGCGATCCGAAGAGGCGCCGGTGACCACCAGGGCGCTGTCGGTCGCCGGTTTCGAGATCGACGCGGGACGCAGAGAAGTTCGGGATCCGGAAGGCAACGTGATCCGGCCGACTGCGAGGGAGTTCGATCTGCTCTGGTATCTGGCCGAGCACTCCGGCCTGGTGCTGTCCCGAGGTCAGATCCTCGAGGCGGTCTGGGGCTACGAGTACTTCGGCGAGACACGAACCGTCGACGTGCACATCCGCCAACTGCGTAAGAAGCTCGAAGGGATCCCCATCGAGACGGTATGGGGTGTCGGCTACCGGTTGGAGGCGTCGTGACCTCCATGTCTCTTCGGCCGTCGACGCTACCGGCGGCGTTCAGATGAGAAGAAGACTGTTCTGGAGCATGCTCGGGATCGCCACACTGGCGCTCGTGTTGGTGGGAGTCTTCGGGGCAGTCCTCGGTCAGGTGGCCGTATCCCAAGAGACCATTCGTCAGATGACCCGGGAAGCGGCCGCGATCGAGCGCCTGGTCGGCAACCAGTTCCTCGAAGAGAGCGGTGACCGGATCACCCTGCAACGCCTTTCGGTGATCGTACGTAACGGTGAGCTCCCCGAGGACTCGACGCTCGGCAGACGGCTGCGGACGCTCCTGGCAACGGCGGAACAGATCACCGGAGGCCGCCTCGTCGACCTCGGATGGATCGATGCAAAGCGTCGTCTGCACCTCCTCCTGAATCCGACGCTCGGCGAAGCACTGCGATTCGATATCACGACATTGCAGGATGGGAACGACAGCGTCGTCCGGGGGCGGATCCCCGGTGAAGAGGATGCCGTGCTCGCTGTGGCTCACCCGATGAAGGCGACACGACTCGTGATCGTCGTGTTCCAACGTGCGACGCTGATCAACGGGCGGAGCTTCTTTCGTGTGATGCTGATTGCGTTTGGCCTTGCCGCGCTCCTGTCCGCAATCGGTGCCCGTCTGCTCGCCAGGCGGCTGAGCAAACGTGGCGCGAAGCTCGCGGAGGCTGCCCGAAATCTCGCGGATGGGGATTTCTCGGCCAGGGTCGATCTGCCGGGTGACGACGAGGTGGCAGACATCGCTCGAGCATTCAACGAGATGGCCGACCGTCTCGAAGCGACCCAATCGGGAGAGCGCGAGTTCTTGATGAGTGTGGGCCACGACCTGCGCACACCACTCACGACGATCGGCGGCTATGCGGAAGCCCTCGAAGAAGGTGGCTTGGACGAGGCATCTGTGGGGCGTATCGGCGGGGTCCTGTCCAGCGAGACCGGCCGGCTTCGCCGGCTCATCGAGGACCTGATGATGCTTGCACGCCTCGACGCGAAGGAGTTCACACTGCGCCCGGAGTCTGTGGACGTGGCTGCCCATCTCCGAGGGATCGCCGATACTTTCCAACAGCGTGCAGCAGATGCCGGGTTGCGATTCTTGGTCGACGTCGAAGAGACCGGTTCGTTCGAGACCGACCCCGATCGGCTCGCACAGATCTCGGGGAACCTCATCGAGAACGCGCTGCGGTACACCCCAGAGGCGGGAACCGTGACGTTTCGCGTCACCAACAAGGAGCACAGCGTTGTCCTGGAAGTCGTCGATTCCGGTCCGGGCATCGAGACCGAGGACCTCCCGCGAGTGTTCGACCGCTTCTTCGTGGCGCACCGGTATCGGAGGGTTCGTCCGGAGGGCTCCGGTCTCGGACTGTCGATCGTCCATCGGCTGGTCGAGGCGATGCGTGGAACGGTGACGGTCTCTTCGGGAGACACCGGGACGACGTTCCGGGTAGAACTGCCGAAGTGAGACTTCAGACATCTCCGGTCGGTGGTCCGTCGTTGAGCCGCAGACCGACAGTCGACCGTGGGATCCGGCTGTGAGCGTGGCGTTCCCAAGATGGGCCACACCCGTGGCATGGGCGATCACGGTGGTGTCACTCGTTGGATTCGCCGCCTTCGCTGCAACCCGACTCCCCGCCGCAGTCCACGGCGCGCCCGACTTTCCCAACTACTACATCGGGGGTGAGCGCCTCCTGTCGGGCGAGCCGGTGTATGGACCGATCGGTGAGGACGTGCGGGTGCTCTTTGGAGTGGACGATTACGAGAGCTATCCGGCCGATCCACCCGCGACGGTTGCTCTCCTTGCTCCGCTATCCCTGCTGCCCTACGCGACCGCGTGGTGGCTGTTCTTCGCGTTGTCTGCGGTGCTTCTCGCTGGAGTCGGCTATTCGACCGCAAAGGAGGTTGCCTGGTCGCGCCCTCTCGCAGTCGCCGTGGGAGCCACGATGCTGGTCACCTCGGCGGGAAGGTTTCTTCTCCTTCGGAATCACATGGAAGCGATCCTCCTGTTGCTCCTCTTCCTCGGGTGGCGGGCGTTGCGGCGTGGTCGAGATTTCGAAGGTGGTGCCTGGTGGGGGTTCGCGGCGGCCCTGAAACTCTTCCCTGCCTTTCTGATCGTCGGACTGTTCGCGGCGCACCGTACCAAGGCTGCGAAGTCCGCGCTGATCACCGGCGTCGTTGCCACCGGTCTGGGTGTGACGATCCTCGGTTGGGACAACACCATCGCGTTCGTTCGAGAAGTGCTTCCCGTTTCGAAGCAGTGGTACGGGGCACTCGGCAACTACTCGCTTCTGTCGTTCGGAACGGCCCTGGCCGCCGAACCGCTCGGATGGGCTCTGGCCGCCGCGGGCGCCGCTGGACTCACCTGGTGGTACTGGCGTAGGGCGGAGACGGTCGATCAGGTGTTGGCGGGTGGTGTTGCCGCGATGCTGTTGATCAGTCCCCTGTCCTGGCTCAACTATCTGGTCCTGGCGGTCCCGGGCGTGATAGTGATCGCACATCGTCTCGATCTGAGAACGGCCGGTGGACGATGGACGCTTCTGGGTCTGGCCGGTGCGCTTGGATTCTGGGGGCCGATCGTCCTCGCCGAACGGGTGCCGTCCGTCCTGCTGTCGTTCATCCCCATGTACGGCCTGCTCGCATCGTTCGTGTTGGTCATGCGCCGGGCCGAAACCTGACGGCAGGCGGCCGTCGGGGAGAGAACCGTCCCGGCCGGGGAGTGGGGGGATTCGGCAAGAGGATCGGTTCAGGATGCGGACGCCTGCCGTCGAACTCAACGTACCGCGTCCCGGGCCTTATCTGTATCTGTTCTTGCGTGAGTTGTCTGTGGCATGGCCAGGCGGCCTCACACGCAAGAACGGAGGGGATCGTACCGGGAGTGGGATTCGAACCCACACGTCCTTTCGGACAACGGATTTTGAGTCCGCCGCGTCTACCGTTCCGCCATCCCGGCATGCAGCGGACAGTATGGTACGAGCGGGCATGACACGACGCATCGAACGTAAGATCTTCCGCATCAACGATGAGATCGAGCGGCTCCTCGGAGAAGAGAAGCTCGTTTTCGAGGAGCTCCAGTATCACCGGCACATCGCAGATGATGCTCGGCGAGATGCTGCGGTCGGCAACGCCGACGATCGCGCTTTCGCCCGAGAGACCGAGCGGGACGTGCCCCGATTCGAACGTGCCCTCAGCGACTTGAGACGGAGACGCAGCGATCTGGAAGAAGAGCGAACGAGGCTCCTGAACCGGCTCGGGGAACTGTGATGGGGACTCTCGCACTTCTCGACGGTCACAGCCTGGCGTATCGGGCCTTTTACGCTCTTCCGGAAGACCTCACAACGTCGTCCGGCCAGCCGACCAACTCGGTGTACGGGTTCACGTCGATGCTCCTCAAGCTCCTGTCCGATCATCACCCTGACGCGGTCGCCGTCGCCTGGGACACACCGGTGCCGACCTTCCGCAAGGAGGCCTACGA
This genomic interval carries:
- the yycF_2 gene encoding transcriptional regulatory protein YycF, which translates into the protein MDRGRILLIEDEEPIADMLRVFFEREGYRLVHAVSGEIGLQRLEERPARAVLLDLNLPGIDGVEVCRRIRAISDIPVIMLTARDSEIDKVVGLEIGADDYVTKPFSPRELLARVKAVLRRSEEAPVTTRALSVAGFEIDAGRREVRDPEGNVIRPTAREFDLLWYLAEHSGLVLSRGQILEAVWGYEYFGETRTVDVHIRQLRKKLEGIPIETVWGVGYRLEAS
- the phoR_3 gene encoding alkaline phosphatase synthesis sensor protein PhoR, coding for MRRRLFWSMLGIATLALVLVGVFGAVLGQVAVSQETIRQMTREAAAIERLVGNQFLEESGDRITLQRLSVIVRNGELPEDSTLGRRLRTLLATAEQITGGRLVDLGWIDAKRRLHLLLNPTLGEALRFDITTLQDGNDSVVRGRIPGEEDAVLAVAHPMKATRLVIVVFQRATLINGRSFFRVMLIAFGLAALLSAIGARLLARRLSKRGAKLAEAARNLADGDFSARVDLPGDDEVADIARAFNEMADRLEATQSGEREFLMSVGHDLRTPLTTIGGYAEALEEGGLDEASVGRIGGVLSSETGRLRRLIEDLMMLARLDAKEFTLRPESVDVAAHLRGIADTFQQRAADAGLRFLVDVEETGSFETDPDRLAQISGNLIENALRYTPEAGTVTFRVTNKEHSVVLEVVDSGPGIETEDLPRVFDRFFVAHRYRRVRPEGSGLGLSIVHRLVEAMRGTVTVSSGDTGTTFRVELPK